In one Pseudomonas hydrolytica genomic region, the following are encoded:
- a CDS encoding alpha-ketoacid dehydrogenase subunit beta, protein MSEKPAPSEKKVSLLEAVNLALHRAMAEDENVVVLGEDIGVNGGVFRATAGLRDAFGFKRVIDTPLAETMIAGLSVGMAAQGLKPVMEIQFMGFIYPALDHLICHASRLRNRTRGRLSCPMVLRTPMGAGIRAPEHHSESTEALLAHIPGLRVVIPSSPARAYGLLLAAIDDPDPVVFLEPTRLYRMNPQPLADDGRRLPLDSCFTLREGRDLTLVSWGASIHETLQAADRLAERGIAAEVIDVACVKPLDVDTLEASVRKTGRCVIVHEAPKSCAVGAEIAASLYERALLDLQAPIQRVTAPDIPPPLYRLEQLYIPGVEDILAACETVLEYA, encoded by the coding sequence ATGAGTGAGAAGCCAGCCCCGAGCGAAAAGAAGGTCAGCCTGCTGGAGGCGGTCAACCTGGCCCTGCACCGGGCCATGGCCGAGGATGAGAACGTCGTGGTGCTGGGCGAGGACATCGGCGTCAACGGCGGGGTGTTCCGCGCCACTGCCGGGTTGCGCGATGCATTCGGCTTCAAGCGGGTGATCGACACCCCGCTGGCCGAAACCATGATCGCCGGGCTCAGCGTCGGCATGGCGGCGCAGGGGCTCAAGCCGGTGATGGAGATCCAGTTCATGGGCTTCATCTACCCGGCCCTGGATCACCTGATCTGCCACGCCAGCCGCCTGCGCAATCGCACCCGCGGCCGCCTCAGCTGCCCCATGGTGCTGCGCACGCCGATGGGCGCCGGGATTCGCGCCCCCGAGCATCACAGCGAGAGCACCGAGGCGCTGCTGGCGCATATCCCCGGCCTGCGCGTGGTCATCCCCTCGTCGCCGGCGCGCGCCTACGGCCTGCTGCTGGCGGCCATCGACGACCCGGACCCGGTGGTGTTTCTCGAACCCACCCGGCTATACCGCATGAACCCGCAGCCGCTGGCCGACGACGGCAGGCGCCTGCCACTGGACAGCTGCTTCACCCTGCGCGAGGGCCGCGACCTGACCCTGGTCAGCTGGGGCGCGAGCATCCACGAGACGCTGCAGGCCGCCGACCGGCTGGCCGAACGCGGCATCGCCGCCGAGGTGATCGACGTCGCCTGCGTCAAGCCGCTGGACGTCGACACCCTGGAGGCCTCGGTGCGCAAGACCGGGCGCTGCGTGATCGTCCACGAGGCGCCTAAGAGCTGCGCGGTCGGCGCGGAAATCGCCGCCAGCCTGTACGAGCGTGCGCTGCTCGACCTGCAGGCGCCGATCCAGCGGGTCACCGCGCCGGACATTCCGCCGCCGCTGTATCGCCTGGAGCAGCTGTACATCCCCGGTGTCGAGGACATCCTCGCCGCCTGCGAGACGGTGCTGGAGTACGCCTGA